One stretch of Coleofasciculus sp. FACHB-T130 DNA includes these proteins:
- a CDS encoding PP2C family protein-serine/threonine phosphatase: MTAVPLPRQPSPLPDGGTTAETTPVFALKELVARLHREQRKIQDLLSSLGFALRSFNNLNQFLELIPLMATRVTDADGGILIRFLPNGQVRLERLHCQEGQSCQDIRKALNAATRQASNPSTTAEGVATPPSLDAQLTRFLGPDIQVFGTPILVKNTERGRLYVFSRDPKYIWTDTRQKLVRLVADQTAVAIANDELTVELRQKERLDKELEIGADIQLRLLPRQCPNIYGVELAAKCQTASRVGGDYYDFIPANYDQLRPQTDSDSEVETARRGSVPWSLVIGDVMGKGVPAGLIMTMTRGMLRAEVLNRHSPAKILQHLNRVMYADLENSHRFVTLFYSEYDPQTRILSYSNAAHHPPLLWQASTRSIKRLDTWGMLIGLDADSQYEDAQVQLYPGDTIIYYTDGFTDAANQNGDRFDEEKLSRTFQWACQHCNGTQAILDYLFEQVQQFIGPSSRNGDDMTLVVMQVKS; this comes from the coding sequence ATGACTGCTGTGCCCCTTCCTCGCCAGCCATCTCCCTTACCTGACGGCGGTACCACCGCCGAAACGACGCCTGTTTTCGCGCTCAAAGAACTGGTGGCGCGTTTGCATCGAGAACAGCGCAAGATTCAAGACTTGCTCTCGTCGTTAGGGTTTGCCCTGCGTAGCTTCAATAACTTGAATCAGTTTTTGGAGTTGATTCCGCTGATGGCAACGCGGGTCACAGATGCCGATGGCGGCATTCTCATCCGGTTTTTGCCGAATGGTCAGGTGCGGCTAGAACGCCTGCACTGTCAGGAAGGTCAGTCTTGTCAGGATATTCGCAAGGCGCTTAACGCCGCAACCCGTCAGGCGAGTAATCCCTCGACAACGGCAGAGGGGGTCGCCACACCGCCATCATTGGATGCTCAGCTGACTCGGTTTTTAGGGCCAGACATTCAGGTATTTGGCACTCCGATTTTAGTGAAAAATACAGAGCGAGGGCGTCTTTATGTGTTCAGCCGCGATCCCAAATATATTTGGACAGACACCCGGCAGAAGTTGGTGCGCTTAGTTGCCGATCAAACAGCAGTTGCGATCGCAAACGATGAACTTACCGTCGAACTACGCCAAAAAGAACGCCTAGATAAAGAATTAGAAATTGGTGCCGATATCCAGCTGCGCCTACTACCGCGACAATGTCCGAATATTTATGGAGTCGAACTAGCGGCAAAGTGCCAAACGGCTAGTCGCGTTGGCGGAGATTACTATGATTTTATTCCCGCCAATTATGACCAGCTGCGCCCCCAAACAGACAGTGATTCGGAAGTGGAAACTGCCCGAAGAGGATCGGTTCCGTGGAGCCTGGTAATCGGGGATGTCATGGGCAAAGGCGTCCCAGCGGGTCTAATCATGACGATGACGCGGGGGATGCTGCGAGCCGAAGTGCTAAACAGGCACTCACCGGCGAAGATCCTGCAACATTTAAACCGGGTAATGTATGCCGATTTGGAAAACTCCCATCGGTTTGTCACCCTGTTTTATTCCGAATACGATCCGCAAACCCGGATTCTGTCTTACAGTAATGCCGCCCACCATCCTCCCTTGTTATGGCAGGCATCAACCCGTTCCATCAAGCGCTTGGATACCTGGGGAATGCTGATTGGTCTGGATGCCGATTCCCAGTATGAAGATGCCCAAGTCCAGCTGTATCCTGGGGACACGATTATTTATTACACCGATGGTTTTACCGATGCGGCAAATCAAAATGGCGATCGCTTTGACGAAGAAAAGCTGAGCCGCACCTTCCAGTGGGCTTGCCAGCATTGCAACGGCACCCAAGCGATTTTAGATTACCTATTTGAGCAGGTACAGCAGTTTATTGGTCCATCCAGCCGGAACGGAGATGATATGACGCTAGTGGTGATGCAGGTCAAAAGTTAA
- a CDS encoding fructosamine kinase family protein has protein sequence MWTEIDAQITRLTGEKFQSQQRQSVSGGCINQGYAVSDGQRTYFIKINQASLVDMFEAEALGLQQMQETHTIRVPKPIGWGTSGNSAYIVLEWLEMGRGDTHSWEEMGRKLAAMHKCAGKDAFGWDRNNTIGSTPQINNWTADWAEFYAKHRLGYQFQLARRRGGQFPRQEQLLAAIPELLADYHPQPSLVHGDLWGGNAGFTASGEPLIFDPAAYYGDREVDIAMTELFGGFPAAFYRGYNEVFPLAPGYERRKTFYNLYHILNHFNLFGGGYSSQANGMIERILR, from the coding sequence ATGTGGACAGAAATAGACGCTCAAATCACTCGCCTAACGGGTGAAAAGTTTCAAAGTCAGCAGCGGCAGTCGGTGAGTGGTGGTTGCATCAATCAAGGCTATGCTGTCAGCGATGGGCAACGCACCTACTTCATCAAAATCAACCAAGCGTCTTTGGTTGATATGTTTGAGGCGGAGGCGCTGGGACTCCAGCAAATGCAAGAAACTCACACGATTCGGGTTCCAAAACCGATTGGCTGGGGCACCAGCGGGAATTCTGCCTATATCGTACTGGAGTGGCTGGAAATGGGGCGCGGCGACACCCATTCTTGGGAAGAAATGGGACGGAAGTTAGCGGCGATGCACAAATGCGCTGGAAAAGACGCCTTCGGCTGGGACAGAAATAACACGATTGGTTCGACGCCACAAATCAATAATTGGACAGCAGATTGGGCGGAATTCTATGCCAAGCATCGTCTCGGCTATCAATTTCAGCTTGCAAGGCGTCGCGGCGGTCAATTTCCCCGACAGGAGCAATTGCTGGCAGCAATTCCCGAACTGCTAGCAGATTATCACCCTCAACCATCGCTGGTTCACGGCGATTTGTGGGGGGGAAATGCAGGCTTTACGGCATCGGGAGAACCCCTCATTTTCGATCCGGCGGCGTATTATGGCGATCGCGAGGTTGATATCGCCATGACAGAACTTTTCGGTGGCTTCCCCGCAGCCTTTTATCGCGGCTATAACGAAGTATTTCCTCTAGCTCCAGGCTACGAGCGCCGGAAAACCTTCTACAATCTCTATCACATCCTCAACCACTTTAATTTGTTTGGCGGCGGCTATAGTTCGCAAGCCAATGGGATGATTGAGCGTATTTTGAGATAG
- a CDS encoding glutathione S-transferase family protein, giving the protein MLKLYQFFSSGNCYKIRLLLTQLQIPFESIELNILKGETRTPEFSSKNPNGRIPVLETESGQFLAESNAILFYLSEETDFLPTDNFERAKVLQWLFFEQYSHEPYIATSRFWISILGKAEEYKEALNQKREPGYAGLTVMEKHLTNCNFFVGERYTIADIGLFAYTHVADEGGFDLTRFPAIQAWLERVKAQPRHISIAQL; this is encoded by the coding sequence ATGCTCAAATTGTATCAATTTTTCTCTTCTGGTAATTGTTACAAAATTCGTCTTTTACTGACACAACTGCAAATTCCCTTTGAGAGCATAGAACTGAATATTCTCAAAGGCGAAACTCGGACTCCAGAATTTTCAAGCAAAAATCCCAATGGTCGGATTCCTGTCTTGGAAACAGAATCAGGTCAATTCCTGGCAGAATCCAACGCAATTCTTTTTTATCTGAGCGAAGAAACTGATTTTTTGCCAACGGATAATTTTGAAAGGGCAAAAGTGTTGCAATGGTTGTTTTTCGAGCAGTATAGCCATGAGCCTTATATTGCTACTTCCCGATTTTGGATTTCTATCCTTGGCAAGGCGGAGGAATATAAGGAGGCACTGAATCAAAAGCGCGAACCCGGCTATGCAGGGCTAACGGTTATGGAAAAACATTTAACAAATTGTAATTTTTTTGTAGGAGAACGCTATACGATTGCTGATATTGGGTTGTTTGCTTACACTCATGTGGCGGATGAAGGGGGATTTGATTTAACAAGATTTCCAGCAATCCAAGCTTGGCTGGAACGAGTTAAAGCTCAGCCTCGGCACATTAGTATCGCGCAATTATAA
- a CDS encoding GntR family transcriptional regulator, protein MVQFHIQPDSEIPASKQLFDQMQFAIASRQFPPGHRLPSTRQLAMQTGLHRNTISKVYRQLEDTGLVESQAGSGIYVKAQGNEGGTGHSGPIHEQYPHAYKLVQHSLDELLNQGCTLNQARELFLAEVDWRLRCSARVLVTVPSRDIGAGELMVQELEKSLGIPVQLVPMEELSKILDQTHSGTVVTSRYFIGDAEAIAAPRAVRVIPVDIYDYAQELQLVQRLPKDSCMGLVSLSSGILGVAEILIHSLRGDDLLVMTAQVKDTYKLNAIVRSAQTIVSDRASFATVKAAVAAAREDIIRPPELLCSENYIGTKSINLLKRELGLG, encoded by the coding sequence ATGGTTCAGTTTCATATTCAACCAGACAGTGAAATTCCAGCGTCAAAACAGCTATTTGACCAAATGCAGTTTGCGATCGCCTCGCGACAGTTTCCCCCAGGTCATCGATTGCCCAGCACTCGGCAGCTAGCAATGCAGACAGGTCTGCACCGGAATACCATTAGCAAGGTGTACCGGCAGCTAGAAGACACTGGATTAGTAGAATCCCAAGCCGGATCGGGAATTTATGTCAAAGCCCAAGGAAACGAGGGCGGCACTGGACATAGCGGCCCCATACACGAACAATATCCCCATGCCTACAAGCTGGTGCAGCACAGCCTGGATGAACTGCTCAACCAAGGTTGCACCCTCAACCAAGCCAGAGAACTATTTCTAGCAGAAGTTGACTGGCGCTTACGCTGTAGTGCGCGGGTGCTGGTCACGGTTCCGTCACGAGACATCGGTGCTGGGGAATTGATGGTTCAGGAACTGGAAAAATCTTTAGGCATACCCGTACAGTTGGTGCCGATGGAGGAACTCAGTAAAATACTCGATCAAACCCACTCCGGCACCGTAGTGACTAGCCGCTATTTTATTGGGGATGCGGAAGCGATCGCTGCCCCACGAGCGGTGCGCGTCATCCCCGTCGATATTTACGACTACGCTCAAGAACTCCAGCTGGTTCAACGCCTGCCTAAAGACAGCTGTATGGGTTTAGTGAGTCTCAGCTCAGGCATTCTCGGAGTTGCAGAAATTCTTATCCACAGCCTGCGCGGGGATGATTTGCTGGTGATGACAGCCCAGGTAAAAGACACCTACAAACTCAACGCGATCGTTCGCAGTGCCCAAACGATTGTTAGCGATCGCGCCAGTTTTGCCACCGTCAAAGCGGCAGTCGCCGCCGCCCGTGAAGACATTATTCGTCCTCCAGAGCTATTATGTAGCGAAAATTATATTGGCACCAAGTCAATTAACTTGCTCAAGCGCGAACTCGGTTTAGGTTAA
- a CDS encoding polysaccharide deacetylase family protein has translation MTDWREKEKPTGLFTRQLTFIAIVTLTALIVNKIIEPSPQTSPQHQFAIEVRQDKPEAQQLPSVKPENSPPGEIIPPASSAIADTAEASPSPSVWAIAPSIPVQQTLPIVEPENLPSETTPWAIALSPSAEKTFPVPTEYQGKTIYQIKPKNQKKVIALTFDDGPWGKTTLQVLDILKKNDIKATFFWVGEQLQSYPAVARRVVAEGHAIGNHTWHHSYRQMDEATAAKEIDDTAALIYKTTGVTTAYFRPPGGNLQNGLAAYAQKNNYAVMMWSINSADSHRHRLAAPKLVKNILKSAFPGSIVLMHDGGGNHSTTVQALPQIVEKLKKQGYQFVTLPELLKRQETTDATDSVSSGEAETQIPLGLEEIPHSPGEQPENYFPG, from the coding sequence TTGACAGACTGGAGAGAAAAAGAAAAACCGACCGGATTATTCACTCGGCAACTTACCTTCATCGCTATCGTTACCTTAACAGCGCTTATCGTCAATAAAATCATTGAGCCGTCACCTCAAACTTCCCCTCAGCATCAGTTTGCGATAGAGGTTCGTCAGGATAAGCCGGAAGCTCAACAACTCCCCAGTGTCAAACCCGAAAATTCGCCACCGGGGGAAATAATACCGCCAGCGAGTAGCGCGATCGCTGACACGGCAGAGGCTTCTCCATCGCCAAGTGTATGGGCGATCGCACCATCTATCCCAGTTCAGCAGACACTCCCCATTGTCGAACCGGAAAATTTACCGAGTGAAACAACACCTTGGGCGATCGCGCTCTCTCCCTCAGCTGAAAAAACTTTCCCAGTGCCTACCGAGTATCAGGGAAAAACCATTTATCAGATAAAGCCGAAGAATCAGAAAAAAGTCATCGCCCTCACTTTTGATGATGGCCCTTGGGGAAAAACGACATTGCAAGTGCTGGACATCCTCAAGAAAAACGACATCAAAGCCACATTTTTTTGGGTAGGAGAGCAACTGCAAAGTTATCCAGCCGTAGCGCGACGAGTGGTTGCTGAAGGTCACGCCATTGGCAACCACACCTGGCATCACTCCTATCGTCAGATGGACGAGGCTACGGCGGCAAAGGAAATAGACGATACAGCCGCACTCATCTACAAAACAACCGGAGTCACAACCGCTTACTTCCGCCCTCCCGGCGGCAACTTACAAAACGGATTAGCAGCTTACGCCCAAAAGAACAACTACGCCGTGATGATGTGGTCGATTAACTCAGCGGACAGTCACCGCCACCGCCTCGCCGCGCCCAAATTGGTCAAAAACATTCTCAAGAGTGCCTTCCCCGGCTCTATTGTGCTGATGCATGATGGTGGCGGCAACCATTCGACAACGGTTCAAGCTTTACCCCAGATCGTTGAAAAACTTAAAAAGCAGGGATATCAGTTTGTCACCTTGCCGGAACTCCTAAAGAGGCAAGAGACAACAGACGCTACTGATTCCGTCTCTAGTGGGGAAGCAGAAACACAGATTCCCCTTGGATTGGAGGAAATTCCGCATTCACCCGGAGAACAACCCGAAAATTATTTCCCTGGCTGA
- a CDS encoding S41 family peptidase, with protein MADKLYWLKLTLNIKTMIKLKKLNRFLANLSISVLVILTLSFFLIPVSSKLQESPILAVFEEVWQTVNDNFFDPKFNGVDWKAMREKYKPSVKQAKSIDEASVVINQMLAELHTSHIGFYPKSQPAYYQLLGIFNQGHFLEKIQKLFPKGLEYTGIGAFTKEIDGKTFITAILDNSSAAQAGLKVGDQILAVDGNPYQPIESFVNKAGKQVSISIQRTPDSNSNKNVTVVPKIIKPTTVFLDAMRSSIEIIESNGRKLGYVHIWSYAGDKYQDLLEEEIAYGRLKDADGLILDLRDGWGGATPNYLSIFSEKVPVLTQIPRDGIKTTLDYQWRKPVVMLVNKGTRSGKEILAYGFEQYGIGKVVGSQTAGAVVAARPFLLKDGNLLYLAVVDIYVNGERLEGKGVKPDIEVPFQLEYAQGSDPQKAKALEVLAEAVKNQNRGA; from the coding sequence GTGGCTGATAAGCTATACTGGCTGAAGTTAACTTTAAATATTAAAACAATGATAAAACTTAAAAAACTTAACCGTTTTTTGGCTAATTTAAGCATTAGCGTTTTAGTTATTCTTACCTTATCTTTTTTCCTCATACCCGTTAGTTCAAAACTTCAAGAGTCACCGATATTAGCTGTATTTGAAGAAGTTTGGCAAACAGTCAATGACAACTTTTTTGACCCAAAATTCAATGGAGTTGACTGGAAAGCCATGCGAGAGAAGTATAAACCTTCAGTCAAGCAGGCAAAATCTATTGATGAAGCATCCGTTGTCATCAATCAAATGCTAGCTGAGTTGCATACTTCTCATATAGGCTTTTATCCGAAGTCACAACCCGCTTACTACCAACTTTTGGGTATATTTAATCAAGGTCATTTCTTAGAAAAAATACAAAAGTTATTTCCCAAAGGCTTAGAGTACACCGGAATTGGAGCTTTCACTAAAGAGATCGATGGGAAGACCTTTATCACTGCTATTCTTGATAACAGTTCTGCTGCTCAAGCGGGACTCAAAGTAGGCGACCAAATATTAGCAGTTGATGGCAATCCGTATCAGCCAATCGAATCTTTTGTTAATAAGGCAGGGAAACAAGTCAGTATATCAATTCAACGAACTCCAGATTCAAATAGCAATAAGAATGTAACTGTAGTTCCAAAAATAATAAAACCTACTACAGTTTTCTTAGACGCAATGCGGTCGAGTATTGAAATAATCGAAAGCAATGGAAGAAAACTCGGTTATGTTCATATTTGGTCGTATGCGGGCGATAAATATCAGGACTTACTGGAAGAAGAAATTGCTTATGGACGGCTTAAAGATGCGGATGGGTTAATTTTAGACCTAAGAGACGGCTGGGGTGGAGCTACTCCGAATTATCTAAGTATTTTTTCCGAAAAAGTTCCAGTATTAACCCAAATTCCCAGAGATGGAATAAAAACTACCTTGGATTACCAGTGGAGAAAACCCGTTGTGATGCTGGTGAATAAGGGAACCAGAAGCGGAAAAGAAATTTTAGCTTATGGTTTTGAGCAGTATGGAATTGGAAAAGTCGTTGGTAGTCAAACAGCAGGAGCAGTTGTTGCGGCTCGTCCTTTCTTGCTCAAAGATGGTAATCTTCTTTATCTGGCGGTCGTTGATATTTATGTGAATGGAGAACGCTTAGAAGGCAAGGGCGTGAAACCAGATATCGAAGTGCCGTTCCAGTTAGAATATGCTCAGGGAAGCGACCCTCAAAAAGCGAAAGCTTTAGAGGTTCTAGCTGAAGCTGTTAAGAATCAGAATCGAGGGGCATAA
- the argH gene encoding argininosuccinate lyase, translating to MTQQKTWSQRFESALHPAIARFNASIGFDIELIEYDLTGSIAHAKMLAHTGIISESEAQQLVAGLEQIRQEYREGNFNPGIDAEDVHFAVERRLTEITGDVGKKLHTARSRNDQVGTDTRLYLRDQISQIRSQLREFQGVLLDLAQNHVETLIPGYTHLQRAQPVSLAHHLLAYFQMLERDWERLGEVYGRVNISPLGSGALAGTTFPIDRHYTAKLLNFDGVYANSMDGVSDRDFAIEFLSSASLIMVHLSRLSEEVILWSSHEFGFVTLKDSCATGSSIMPQKKNPDVPELVRGKTGRVFGHLQGMLVLMKGLPLAYNKDLQDDKESLFDSVKTVKGCLEAMTILFREGLEFRTARLAEAVAEDFSNATDVADYLAARGVPFREAYNLVGKVVKTSLAAGKLLKDLSLEEWKELHPAFEPDIYEAISPRQVVAARNSYGGTGFEQVRQAIQAAQSRLSS from the coding sequence GTGACTCAACAAAAAACTTGGAGCCAACGGTTTGAATCGGCGTTGCATCCTGCGATCGCTCGCTTCAACGCTAGTATCGGCTTCGACATCGAACTCATCGAATACGACCTCACCGGCTCGATTGCCCATGCCAAAATGCTCGCTCACACCGGCATTATTTCAGAGTCGGAGGCACAACAGCTAGTCGCAGGCTTAGAACAAATCCGCCAAGAATACCGAGAAGGAAACTTCAATCCAGGGATAGATGCAGAAGACGTTCATTTTGCGGTGGAGCGTAGGCTGACAGAAATTACCGGAGATGTCGGCAAAAAACTGCACACGGCGCGATCGCGCAACGATCAAGTAGGCACTGACACCCGCCTCTACTTGCGAGATCAAATTTCGCAAATTCGCAGCCAGTTGCGCGAATTTCAGGGAGTTCTCCTCGACCTTGCCCAAAATCACGTCGAAACCCTAATTCCCGGCTATACGCACCTACAACGCGCCCAACCAGTCTCTTTAGCTCACCACCTCCTCGCCTACTTTCAAATGCTAGAACGGGACTGGGAGCGGCTAGGAGAAGTCTATGGGCGCGTCAATATCTCGCCCTTAGGGAGTGGCGCACTTGCCGGAACCACTTTCCCCATCGATCGACACTACACCGCCAAACTGCTCAACTTTGATGGGGTCTATGCCAACAGTATGGATGGCGTGAGCGATCGCGATTTTGCGATTGAATTTCTCTCTAGCGCCAGCCTGATCATGGTTCACCTCAGCCGTTTATCGGAGGAAGTCATCCTTTGGTCATCTCACGAATTCGGCTTTGTCACCCTCAAAGATAGCTGCGCCACCGGCTCCAGCATCATGCCCCAAAAGAAAAACCCCGACGTGCCTGAACTCGTGCGGGGTAAAACAGGTCGTGTTTTTGGGCATCTGCAAGGAATGCTAGTGCTGATGAAAGGGCTACCTTTGGCTTACAACAAAGACTTACAAGACGACAAAGAAAGCCTATTTGACAGTGTAAAGACCGTTAAAGGCTGCTTAGAAGCAATGACCATTTTGTTTCGCGAGGGGCTAGAATTTCGTACCGCTCGCCTTGCAGAAGCCGTCGCGGAAGATTTCTCCAACGCGACCGATGTTGCTGATTACCTAGCAGCGCGGGGTGTCCCCTTCCGGGAAGCTTACAATCTCGTGGGCAAGGTTGTAAAAACTTCCCTCGCTGCCGGTAAACTTCTCAAGGATTTGAGCTTGGAAGAATGGAAGGAATTGCACCCAGCTTTTGAGCCAGACATCTATGAAGCCATCTCTCCAAGACAAGTAGTTGCCGCTCGTAACAGCTACGGCGGTACCGGATTTGAGCAAGTGAGACAAGCGATTCAAGCTGCCCAGTCTCGGCTGAGTAGTTAG
- a CDS encoding pitrilysin family protein: protein MTSTLLKSTPLNAPTLHRLPNGLTIVAEQMPVEAVNLNVWINVGSSDEPDPINGMAHFLEHMVFKGTPRLNSGEFERLIEERGAVTNAATSQDYTHYYITTAPKDFAHLAPLQLDVVLNPSIPEDAFQRERLVVLEEIRRSEDNPRRRTYQRAMEVAFDTLPYRRQVLGPAAVIEQLTAQQMRDFHASQYQPKSITAAVVGNLPVEELIEIVAAGLTEIGVSTQEPEVKTQEAIASTLTPEPAFREIVRREYVDESLQQARLVMMWRVPGMTHLSDTYALDVLSVILGQGRMSRLFRDLREDRHLVTNIGVSNMSHRHQGVFYIGAQLPVENLAEVEAAILAHIRTLQTEPASEAEISRFRTQVANRFVFGNETPSDRANLYGYYQTMMGDLAPALNYPARIQALEAADLQSAAQQYLSCDAYGVVAIKPAS, encoded by the coding sequence ATGACCTCAACTCTGCTCAAATCTACGCCACTCAACGCCCCTACTCTCCACCGCCTGCCTAACGGTTTAACGATTGTGGCAGAGCAGATGCCCGTCGAAGCCGTTAACCTAAACGTGTGGATAAATGTCGGCTCATCGGATGAGCCAGACCCCATTAACGGTATGGCTCACTTTCTAGAACACATGGTGTTTAAGGGGACGCCAAGGCTCAACAGTGGAGAATTCGAGCGACTGATTGAAGAGCGGGGTGCCGTAACAAACGCAGCCACCAGTCAGGACTATACCCACTACTACATCACAACAGCTCCCAAAGATTTTGCCCATTTGGCACCATTGCAACTAGATGTAGTGCTAAATCCCAGCATTCCAGAGGATGCCTTTCAAAGAGAGCGATTGGTCGTTTTAGAAGAAATTCGCCGCTCGGAAGATAATCCCCGCCGCCGGACTTATCAGCGGGCGATGGAGGTGGCATTTGACACCCTGCCTTACCGGCGTCAGGTACTTGGGCCAGCAGCGGTAATTGAGCAGCTGACGGCGCAACAGATGCGCGATTTCCACGCCAGTCAGTATCAACCCAAATCGATAACAGCGGCAGTTGTGGGCAATTTGCCGGTTGAGGAATTAATTGAAATTGTGGCAGCGGGATTGACGGAGATAGGCGTCAGCACTCAAGAGCCAGAAGTCAAAACTCAAGAAGCGATCGCCTCAACTCTCACTCCCGAACCCGCTTTTAGAGAAATTGTCCGCCGCGAGTATGTTGATGAAAGTTTGCAGCAAGCGCGGTTAGTGATGATGTGGCGAGTGCCTGGAATGACGCACTTATCCGATACTTACGCGCTGGATGTGTTGAGCGTGATTCTGGGACAAGGTCGGATGTCGCGGCTGTTCCGAGATTTGCGGGAAGACAGGCACCTGGTGACGAATATTGGGGTGAGCAATATGAGCCATCGGCATCAAGGCGTCTTCTATATTGGCGCGCAGTTGCCGGTAGAGAATTTGGCAGAGGTGGAAGCGGCGATTCTGGCTCATATTCGCACCCTCCAGACAGAACCCGCGAGTGAGGCAGAGATTTCCCGCTTCCGGACGCAAGTAGCGAATCGGTTTGTCTTTGGGAATGAAACGCCGAGCGATCGCGCCAACTTATACGGCTACTATCAAACCATGATGGGTGATTTGGCTCCAGCATTGAATTATCCGGCTCGGATTCAAGCGTTGGAAGCGGCGGATCTCCAGTCAGCAGCTCAACAGTATCTCTCTTGTGATGCTTATGGTGTGGTTGCGATCAAGCCCGCTAGCTAG
- a CDS encoding dienelactone hydrolase family protein has product MTESKIRTKHLKITNGDLEIAAYLAMPEGEGPFPGIVVLQEIFGVNAHIREVTERIAKEGYVAIAPAIFQRQAPGFETGYTPEDIQIGRQYKEQTQASELLGDIQAAINYLKTLPEVKPVFGCIGFCFGGHVAYLAATLPNIKATASFYGAGVATNTPGGGEPTIARTKDIKGTLYAFFGMEDASIPAEQVDQIEAELEKHHIPHRVFRYDGADHGFFCDHRASYNDTTAADAWKQVKQLFEQELQAA; this is encoded by the coding sequence ATGACAGAGAGCAAGATTCGGACAAAACACCTCAAAATTACCAATGGCGATCTAGAAATTGCGGCTTACCTGGCAATGCCGGAAGGGGAGGGGCCTTTTCCAGGCATTGTGGTGTTGCAGGAAATTTTTGGAGTGAATGCTCACATCCGGGAGGTAACAGAACGAATTGCCAAAGAAGGCTATGTAGCGATCGCGCCTGCTATCTTTCAACGCCAAGCACCGGGTTTTGAAACCGGCTACACTCCGGAAGACATTCAAATTGGCAGACAGTACAAAGAGCAAACTCAAGCTTCAGAATTACTGGGCGATATCCAGGCGGCAATTAATTACCTCAAAACCCTGCCCGAAGTCAAACCTGTCTTTGGCTGCATCGGCTTCTGCTTTGGAGGTCACGTTGCTTACCTCGCCGCGACTTTACCCAATATTAAAGCCACAGCGTCATTCTACGGTGCTGGCGTTGCTACTAACACTCCTGGCGGCGGCGAACCAACGATCGCACGCACAAAAGACATCAAAGGCACGCTTTACGCCTTTTTCGGCATGGAGGACGCCAGTATACCCGCCGAACAGGTAGATCAAATTGAAGCGGAGCTAGAGAAACACCACATTCCCCATCGTGTCTTCCGCTACGATGGAGCTGACCACGGGTTTTTCTGTGACCATCGCGCCAGTTACAATGACACCACAGCCGCCGATGCCTGGAAGCAGGTAAAACAGCTGTTTGAACAAGAACTTCAAGCGGCATAA
- a CDS encoding S1 RNA-binding domain-containing protein, whose translation MNSKSTSSQDAKSSFSMDDFAKALEQHDYQFHKGQVVRGKVETHESDGAYVDIGGKSLAFLPVDEASLRRVTDLSIVLPLQEERDFLIIREQDADGQVTLSVRQMEIKQAWDNLADMQEANQTVQARVTGINKGGVTVEVQGLRGFIPRSHLVERDNLESLVGEKLTASFLEVSADTNKLVLSQRQATRSVAITQIEVGQLVEGKITGVKPFGVFVDLDGITGLLHIKQVSQTYIESLASLFQVGQVIKALIVDIDESKGRVSLSTRVLENHPGEVLENMAEVMESAESRSERARKNLTR comes from the coding sequence ATGAATTCCAAATCGACCTCTTCTCAAGATGCAAAATCGTCATTTTCTATGGACGATTTTGCCAAAGCTCTCGAACAACACGACTACCAATTTCACAAGGGGCAAGTCGTGCGCGGTAAAGTGGAAACCCACGAAAGTGATGGTGCCTATGTAGACATTGGCGGCAAGTCTTTGGCTTTTTTACCTGTTGATGAGGCGTCGTTGAGACGGGTAACAGATTTATCCATTGTGCTGCCGTTGCAGGAAGAACGGGATTTCCTGATTATCCGAGAGCAAGATGCAGATGGTCAGGTGACGCTTTCAGTGCGGCAGATGGAGATCAAGCAGGCATGGGATAACCTGGCTGATATGCAGGAAGCGAATCAAACAGTGCAAGCCCGTGTCACTGGCATCAATAAGGGGGGCGTTACGGTAGAAGTGCAAGGGTTGCGGGGGTTTATTCCGCGATCGCACTTGGTGGAACGCGATAACCTGGAGTCCCTGGTTGGTGAAAAGCTAACTGCTAGTTTTTTGGAAGTTTCTGCTGACACTAACAAACTGGTGCTTTCTCAACGGCAAGCGACTCGTTCTGTTGCCATCACTCAAATAGAAGTCGGGCAGTTAGTCGAAGGGAAAATTACTGGGGTGAAGCCCTTCGGTGTGTTTGTTGATTTGGATGGGATCACTGGTTTACTGCATATTAAGCAAGTAAGCCAAACTTACATCGAATCTCTCGCATCATTGTTTCAGGTGGGTCAAGTAATCAAAGCACTGATTGTTGATATCGATGAAAGTAAAGGTCGGGTTTCTTTGTCTACCAGAGTCTTAGAAAATCATCCAGGAGAAGTGCTGGAAAATATGGCTGAGGTAATGGAATCAGCTGAGTCGCGTTCTGAACGGGCGAGGAAAAATCTCACCAGATAG